AGGGAATAAGATAATTTATGATATGATGCTTGTACCCTGGCCTGGTGAGGATTGTCTATCTCATAGTTAAGAACTGTTGTTGTTTTCACGATATATGCTAGTATGGTTTCTTTGATTGTGGCATTGCTCCTTGTTGGGCATTGCTGAATTATAGTCTAATTGGAGAGCAGTATATGATCAGCATATCAGGTAAACAGGAATGATCTGAGTGTTGTTTTGTATGTTATCTCTGCATAATTCTGAAGAAGAAACCCTGCGTGCCGTGCACTTGTCTGCAGCCATGGAATTCTATCCTCGTTTCTGTCTGTTATTTATGCATTCATGTTTTTTGAAGGATCGTTGCCTATTCTGTTTCCTAAAATGTAGATTCTTATCTTATATTGATATTCCAGCTTGTATTAATCATTTTACCGCCTTTGGTTTGCAAGGACAATATGATGAAAACCTGGGATATATAGTTTGGATTGAGGAGGATGGGGTTGGGGCTAACTGAATTTGGGTAAATTGCAGCATTAGCTTTGCTAGTATGCTGCAAAATGTGTGATGCTTCCATCTAAATTTGTTTATCGTCCTGCTGTTTTGGCTCACCCATGGCCCATTGCCATTGGCTGAGCTTGAATACCCTTCCATATTCTTAGGTTGTTCCGGGAACATTCATGCTATGTTTGCCATTGGGACTTGATttgtggaagaaaaggaaaggaaatcaaaaataaataaattcttatatttcaTATAGATGTTCATGTTTGTGAGTAGTTtgaattgtaaaaataattttttattcatttttaagaACTGCAGAAGAAAGGTTGTGAGCACAAGAAAGACACCTTCACCTCCAAATAGAGAGTTTTATACACCACAATGTTCTTTATAACTCACACATATActtgcatgtatatatgtaaatctTAGGTTACCCACAAGtgtcaaaataaaatcttaagaaaaaagatgatatttttttttttttttgttaggtgATACAAAACGATTTCACCCATAAGATTTCTATTTGTTTTCCCTAACAATgtattataattacaataatatcataCGATAATTATCATCTGTTTTATACTCAAATTTAGGTGGTTTATCTAGATGTATTTTAGATGAAACTAAATGAATGTTTGAATTAATtgatgttaaaattattaaagtatCATTTTGATTGCTTTATTTATACAAAGATTCTATAAAAGTAGTTGGATAAAAAGGATGTTTATTCTTTAGAAAGAAGAAAGTATAGttcattcaataaaaaatatcatttgctTATTATGATAAAGCTATAGTAAGcagatatacatatattatatatatatattgtatcgGCTACTTTAAGCAACAAATAATCCTCCATTCTCTTAGATCTCAATTGTAATGCCAACATATTCAACTTTAAGggttaactattaaaaattatttattttaattatttatcaatttttattataaactttaaaatttatcaaCTTTACTACTACGTACGTGATTAGAGTTTGACAATttgattataataaaatttatcaattttattataagtatgtgtatgtgtgtgtttaagtttgaaaatttgaattaaacgtcaataattaatacatatgaAAAAGAGTATTAATTATGCAAATTCTAACATTATTGTAAAACtgatacaaattttagagatttagttaagttttaaattttgttatagaATTAATCTgccaatcaaaatttaataatttcttcaCAATTAATCctaactttaattaattaagaaatggccAAAAGGGCAATACGTTTTCTTGACTCACAACGATACTGATTACACAAATCAAAAGGGTTAACAATTCAATGacacaaaattttcaattgatccaaccaaaaaattttatatgattcTTGACAATGATATATTCATAATTATGAGTTACGGTGACAACGAGCGAGCGAGCGAATAATACGAAGAAATTACATTAGTAGtgttgtgtgtttttttttttttttttttgttatgaagTTTTGTCCATTATTGCATTAAAAcattattcatcaaaaaatGATTAAAGATGAAGTAGCATGTAATTTATAGGATGCTAAGTTgactaaatttaataaaaatatatatatatttagaatgcCAACCCCATTGCTTTCTGCATTATAACGTCAAGAATATTTCACTGTTCCTTGCCAAGCAATACTATTAGGTTACACATTAATTACAGCTCAAAGTGATAGCTAGCTAGCTATGTTGTAGATTATTCTTTTTAGGTCTTTAATTAGGGAGAGTTTGGTATGgtatatataatgatattgaTGACTAATTTATTGGAAGGTGAGTAAATTAATAATAGGTTCTATGAATTCATAATcacttttaattaatatatttttaaatgatatatatatataaccctaGAGCTTAATTAGTCTAATTGTGACTCTTAAATAAGATCATCATTTTAAGTATCTATTATATACTAATAGCTATtacatgtatataatataatgtatgttacaaaataattttattaaatcttgataaaataatatcatcatcaacaacaacaacaacactaTATATCAGAACCCCAATAATCGAATTCTCATAGTGGTTTCAGCAAGCAGCAGGAAGAAACCGAGAATGGTTTTAATAATGGTTTCTAACTCAATGGGAAGAAACCGCTCTTAgtttcttcttttatctttaaaaattgtGTAGCGGTTTTAGGGTTTACTCCTTTTCACAAACAGAAAGGTAAACTTATAATGAAAAtggatttattttatgattttcatTCTTTATTTCTTGAAAGCATAAATGGgctcttaaaattaaaaaataaatggagaatttaatttttaaaattaaggaagaaactgcattgatttcttctttaattttgaaaacCGTTTAATgggttttattattttgaaaatgggatactaatatgaaaaatcatttagggtttataatttaaaatttaaggttTAGGGTTTTCAAGGAAAGAATTAAGTGagatttaaacaaaaaaaattgagactagtttttatttttaaaaattatttaacggtttttatcctttctttaattctaaaagaggatattttgtgaaaaaatgtttataatttttaaaattaaagaataaactgagaatttagttttaaaaataaagaaaaaatgataataaaattatttaatagtttttatttgtttttcttgaatGAGATATATGTGAAAACGgtttatgattttaaaaatagaaaagaaagggTTTTGcagttcatttttttatttttaaaattaatttttaatttttttcttatttgtgaaaaatagtgaattttagaattgaatatatttttgttaaaattttaaattaataaagcttttttaaaatttctcatgatttttttttggcctACTCCAGTCTGAAATCTGATTCTGACACTCCAATTTTCCGCTAAGGGCCCACAGCATGTGACCTGCACATGCCATCTGACAAACATGTCAGCAGTCAGGCTTCAGCCTCTGCCCATTCTTTCATCATTGCTCTTatagcaaacaaaaaaaatgacaaattacatattttaattattatatttgtgcattttttaatttagacacttattttttttattattttaaaaatatcttgaatcttataattttatattaaataccACTACtctaattaagaaaattaattaatttaatctctgAACTTTTCAATttaatcttgaaatttgaattaaaaactGTAatgtcaagaaaaaaaattagtattttaaagacaaaataaattatttttaaaaaatcaagaataaatttgagtaaaaaaattataagttaaactaactaaaataatattaaaaaaaagttaaaaggaCCAATTTGACCTTATTTCAATATACCCTAAAATAGTGGTAGCAAAgcaaattacaacaataaatacTGATTCACCAAAATATTCAACGAACTCGAAGTAGATAAGCAAATTAAAACAcgggtcgggtcgggtcgggtAGGATCAAAAAAAAGAACGAACCCCATGATGAGATGTGACTGGCAGGCGAATCTGGGCCGCttatcatcatcatgatcacCTCAGCGTCATGGGTCATCAGGAGGGGTGGTGGTGGAATCATCCATCATGTTCGGGTCCGCCCGTTGGGTGTCTTGAAGAGTTTTGAGGAGCTGGGCGCCTTTTCTTCTGCCCCTGGCACTACAGTCGCCTTGCAAAGCCAACGCCACCGCGCGCGCCACCTCTTCGGGCGGCGCCATCAGCCCCTCCCGGAAACCGCCGTAAATCACCGCCAACACGCTTATCGCGTACTCCTTCCCCCTTCCAGCCATCTTCCCCATCACCTGAACtaagaataaataaacatttcatttctcatttctctaGACTCACTCTCttaattgcattttttattaattaaatatatatatttaaaaatatattattgatacattattaatatttaaaatacccTTAAACAAAGTGATGAAACACAATACaacgaaaaatatttatatcatttatataCCTTATATAACTCAAAGTGTACATAAATGATCTACAAATTCATTGACACTCATATAACAATCatgaaaaattcttgaaaacCAAACAAGTTGACAAACAATCTCACagaactaaaaaaattaaaatgtccTCTCCACATTAcactgtaatttttttaatttaatataaataaaaatattttaatcttttaattctCATTATCAACCTATCTGATTATTCTGTAAAGAACTCTCTCATTCTGCAAAAGAACTTGGCCCAAAGTGTCATTCCAAATATTATATCATAtcatatttttgattaatttaataaatattaaatattaattactaaaaaacTAGCACTAATAAATACATATCGCCTTAAAAAATAGTAAAGTTTCCACGTGCTGAAAAAgtaatttagtgatgaaatgtCATATAGGTCACCTGAACCAACATAGGGACGGCAAGCGCGTGGACCCTGACCTCCTCCGCCCCCTCCGCCACCGTGCACAGCAGCTCAAGAGCCGCCAGCGCCCTCTCAGCAGCCGGCCCTTCCAAGTCCGCCAGCGCCTCCACTACCTCCCCCACCGCCCCCTCTTCTACCGCCACGCGCCGGTTCTCCTCCGCCAGGCAAAGCGCCAGCAAAACTTTGGTCGCCGGCTTCGCGCCCTCCATTTCCTTCACATACCCCACCACCCCTCTCATCACCGCCGCCGGGCAAACCTCCTCCTCGCCGCCGCCGACGGGGTTCGGCACGAGCGAGCGCTCTAGCATGTGCAGGGCCTTGACCCGGTCCCCGTCCGACTCCGAACTCAGCTGCAGCTCCGCCACGTGAAAGAGCTCTTGAAGGTTAACAGCCGCCGCCGGCGGTTGTGGAGGGTGGTGGTGGCGGTGGGTGGACTCCAGCGGGGGGAAGGAGTGGCGGGAGACGGGGGAGCTGGGGAGTGGGAACCGCCACTGGGTGAAGCTCTGAGAGGTGTTGGAAGAAGAGGATGACTCTGACTCTGGCACAGGCAGTGGTGGCTTTCGGGGCGGCGGAGGCGGAACCTCAGGCTCATAGAATTTGGAGGAGAGAGGAAGGGGAGGAGGAGTGGAGGTGGTGGGACTGAGTACGGTCTGAGAGCAGTGGCGGAACAGACCGCAAGAGAAGAGGGGACACGGCGTCGCTTTGAGCTTTGGTCGCTGAGTTTTcatggcagagagagagagagggggggggttGAATTGAATGACTCAACAGAGGTGCTTCCTTCGTTTGGCGTTTCGGGGCATCCTAAATCAACCTGAATTTCAGATTCAGATTCGAAAATATTAATTATCGTTTAGAGGGTACGTGTCATTATTTTTTCcagtaaattatcaaaaatattatttttaaatttaactcaatattttaaataaaaatatcaaactttcattttattttaattacaaataatcGTTTTATtagcttaataataataatggtcaAAGTATAACGAGtacatttcatatttaaataaaatatattatttttaattttaaataattttattaaatgataataaatatattactcttttaatatttattattaattgatgaCTTAATTACCATATTAAGTTGCAAGTAGAGAGAAATATACCGGTCATTCACACTCCCTACGGGGGTGATCAATTTCTCTCAAAGGCAACCTTTTTCCAAGCGTAAGTTCGACAGGGCAAAGAAGGTTTTAGGTTTTGGAGACATGAACGTCACGTAACAATAGTCCATatttaaagctaaaagaaaaCGCCAACGTAactattcaaaaaaattaaaatttttaactttaaactcaaaacatgctAAATAGTTTggcttctcttttcttttttcctttccatCCTGCAACTTTTACAGAAAATGGTCCCCTAGTGCTAAATTAAATTAGAGCAACGTGCAAAGCGTGCTTGAAAATAACTCGAACTAGTAAGATTCAGACTCCAACTAGCAACTACTATTACTCTTTCACTTAAAACCCAATCCAACTAAAAACTAAGAAATGGAAGGAAGAAATTCAGCACAATATATGAGCAAAAAGCATAAACAGAGTACAATTCTTGATCCAATTTCATGCCAAGGGGAGTAGTAAGTAAGCATCATCAGtcatccaatccaatccaatcgGCTGTCACTGCCCTTCTTGATCAAATTAATTCAACAGTGCCCTTCAAGTTGATTCTCAATCCACAGGAGCCAAATAGTAACTAAAGAAATTTAAACTGCAGATTTCGACAATCTTATGAACATTGCATGTTTTTCCATGGAAAAACTGAAAATTTACATCCTCCAAGTAGTAAACCCTAGAAAGTTCGTAACTAAATTTAGCAAAATTCAGTGTGGAGATGCTATATCAATAAGTCAAATAAACTACAACTTATAAGCAGCAGAATTCCTAAAAGTGGAGACAAACCTGAGTGCCAAATAACTAGAAAGGACAAAGATGGATCAAAATCATAGACGACTGACTTGATTCACCTCCACTTCTCCTGCAATTCCTTCCTCTCTGATAAAACCCACGTTACAAAGATTGCCACGAGGAGTGCTACAATGGTAATGAGAAGTAGAGCATAGCTGAAATCCTCTGTAAGCGAATCATAAATCCTTGAAGGTGCCATCCGGGTAAAGAAGAGGTCGACCCCATATGTAAAGAGAAGGCTAGTTGATTCCAGCTTCGCAGGCACCGTCACTATGCCTCTGAGGCCTTCCACTTTCAGGGAATGGGTCACGTAAGACTGTAAAGCAGTCTTGGATCAGTATAATAAGCAACCAATGaacaaaacacaaaaatgcAATACTATGTacctcaaaaataaaaactaagaaCAAACTAAGCTAGGCAGCtgattttcatttaattttttttttcctttcaaaagtTGAGACTAACTTAAATTACGGACAGTTCCCAAAACTGTATCTCTACTTTCAAACCACAAAGAACTTCATTAACTCGTGTGCCAATTTGTTTATGTGCAGAATCAAAGAAGCATTAGAATTGCCACAAGCAATTAGCATAAAGAGATGACCAGTCACATCTCAGAGCAGTAACCCATGAAATAAGAAGACTGCCAAGCATAAAAACAAACTAcactttaatcccactaggtggagtCGTTTACAAGGATTGTATGCTGCCAATCATCTCAATCTATAACCATATCTTTTATAAGGTCATCATAATGCCATATCATGCCTAAGACTTTCCCATCAATTTTTCTTTGTCAAATCACATTATTTCAACTCTGACAAAATTCTTAATGTATTGATTTAAGTGGGAACATACTATACCAAGcatgaattgaattattttactCACGAACAAAATTACTACTAATCAAAGTAAAACATACGCAAATCTTATAATACAAAGCAAAggtttaaatactgaaaattaaACTCAATCAGAAGCCATTCTCACAGGAAACAATTTCCAGATTCTGAAAGGGACAGCTTCCCCCATATGATTAGTagctatcatttttttttttttaattgatgaaAATGCAAAGTAGTTTCTGgagccaaattttttttttctctgttaAGTATTCTGGAGCCAAATTGCCAGGGAACATAATCAAACATGATATCAACTGCATTTCTCCAAATTAGCAGCAATATTTTCTGTTATCCCTAACTTTGGGATGCCATttccaaatgaaaaaaataaccAACAGCAAAGTTAACAGTATCTCAAAATTCAGATCAAAGACCTTTCCATGCTCCAGAGAAGTTAATTGAATGTAGGAACAACCAGCCAGAAAACATACATATGAGAAAAAACTTAGAGACTGTTTGACAAAgctttcagttttcagtttaatttgtaattttgtattcagttttcattttcatttaaaaaaaatgaaaacttaacatGTTATTAAATAGCATTGTGTTGCTTTCAGTTTTTTCCTTGGATTTTTAGTTTTGTAAATTCTCTCTCCCACCCCTCTTGCAGCTGGCAACTGGAGGAGACACCAGAAGTCACTAGTGAGAGACCTTTTCTGGTAGTTGTGCAACGCTGACTCCTAGGGTAGTCCCTGGGAGTTGGCTGAAACCAAGAAAGAGTTTCTAGGGTAACTGGAGACCACTCTCCTAGGCAGTGATGTGGGGAgggggaagaaaatgaaaaaatgaaaacaaaataaaaattgtgaaacatctttttcctattttcaaaattttgaaaagttatcaatttttttcagaatttttgaaaacaaaaacaagctaCCAAATGTCATTGTTCTGTTTCTGGAGTCAAAATTgtgaaagtaaaattttaaaactcaaAAGGCCTACCAAATGGGCCCTTAGAAACCTATGCTCAACCCTTCCCTTGTACATTTCATTCAGAAGGTAGTAGAGAGGAAGGAGAGAACTACTGGACACCCAGATGGTAGGAAAACATAGCACAAGCTTGCAATTAGGAAAAAGATAAAGGACTAAAGGAAATCCACCTGTGGCACTATTGGTAATGAATCTGTAAGGGGGAtaattccttcttctttctcggCTTGTGTAGGATTAACTGTTCGACGAGGATCTAGAAAACGCTTATCAAGAGCCAAGACCTGTAAAACACAAGTGCACTTAATGTAGTTAAGATATACATATTTTAAGTGTAAATCCCACGATGATTTAAAATGAAATGGAGCAAAACAGGAAACCAGCATGAAATTTCAGTGAGCATGCAGAAATTTGATTTGCCTAACCTGATCGCCTATTGTACCAATAAGAAGTTGCTTGGAAGTTATACCCTTGGCTGTTGATGTTACTGCAATTGTTTTCACAGTATGAGTGAAAAAATAAGATTGTGACTTTGTTATAACATCAGGACGAGAATATGAAGATATAGGTGAAGAAAGATTGTGCTTTCCAAGGACAAGTTTCCAGACGTCTTTGTTATCCTGCATATTGTTATCAGCAATTTAGAAAACTCAAAAAGGGATCAGCAGAGGAAACATTGGTGCAAAAAAAAACAGGCCGAAGTTCAAATACATACTGCCCGAGACTGATCATAGATCTCAATGACTGACATCTCATATCTGTGTGCTTTCAGATTGAAGTAGTGATAGACAATCCAGTTCTCACTAAAAACCTTCAGATAGAAAATTACACAGGTCATCTCCGGT
The Diospyros lotus cultivar Yz01 chromosome 12, ASM1463336v1, whole genome shotgun sequence DNA segment above includes these coding regions:
- the LOC127786709 gene encoding U-box domain-containing protein 1, with product MKTQRPKLKATPCPLFSCGLFRHCSQTVLSPTTSTPPPLPLSSKFYEPEVPPPPPRKPPLPVPESESSSSSNTSQSFTQWRFPLPSSPVSRHSFPPLESTHRHHHPPQPPAAAVNLQELFHVAELQLSSESDGDRVKALHMLERSLVPNPVGGGEEEVCPAAVMRGVVGYVKEMEGAKPATKVLLALCLAEENRRVAVEEGAVGEVVEALADLEGPAAERALAALELLCTVAEGAEEVRVHALAVPMLVQVMGKMAGRGKEYAISVLAVIYGGFREGLMAPPEEVARAVALALQGDCSARGRRKGAQLLKTLQDTQRADPNMMDDSTTTPPDDP